Proteins from one Planctomycetota bacterium genomic window:
- a CDS encoding S41 family peptidase has translation MLQKKITIWSLALLVCFLFTMVPFSYTQTENASQVKDLLENLPKYEGEAFWGKVSEIESLGTDIKPAVESGLQNTNPFIRLACAKIIYELDGKPESVVTLLSLLKEEKSKEIKRVASEILGTSIKDDTGYGDKNNVAESIQQLLDIVLEPEVRLNLSRALYYTKGKGHIRGISEIKDLVKAGEAKNAKGELKYPGLRAEAALTLAELGSFEEVRDIIKELAKEPGQNGRLAQAFLDYYQLYKDYNRKSAVQNKYDYSILDEMLNIIKQYYVDPKRFDVDKLITEAAKGIAGSLDKFSGYQDEEEKKLAEEDLNKRYGGIGAYVSMRDDFLTIERPIYSGPAYKANLRSLDKITEVEGVSTRGKSIEELIKNLKGEPGTKVNIKVYRKGWPKEKEYQLTRAIIQIDTARSVILPGDIGFLSILTFGQNTAKEVWENLEKLKKANVKAIIIDLRFNSGGLLSAVCEIVDMFIEKGKVILTTKDKDGNLLGEPYVTLDDNKIDLPVFVLVNDGSASASEILAGVLQDYGKGKLVGGKTFGKGSVQNLWPLKSTNGKTVFRITIAKYYLPSGRCIHKEINGEGGLSPDIEIAQPERDPWKDFAFNKVMESDIVTKYVENNYGKNKELFTRLAEDDSLDYNLYPDFNELYNSLNEKLNIHLSKDDVRGIVWDYVRKQVSDDRGEEFIVNLEEDVQLQRSIIEALNALKIAPETIKNYKNLAHKFDKSEMPPKETPK, from the coding sequence ATGTTGCAGAAAAAGATAACCATCTGGTCTTTGGCGCTGTTAGTTTGTTTCTTGTTTACCATGGTGCCTTTTTCATATACCCAGACAGAAAACGCCTCCCAGGTAAAGGATTTGCTGGAAAACCTGCCTAAATATGAGGGTGAAGCCTTCTGGGGCAAGGTGTCCGAAATAGAAAGCTTAGGCACTGATATAAAACCGGCGGTTGAATCAGGATTGCAAAACACCAATCCTTTTATCCGGCTGGCCTGCGCCAAGATTATTTACGAGCTCGACGGTAAGCCGGAGAGCGTTGTTACCCTGCTTTCCCTCTTAAAAGAGGAAAAATCCAAGGAAATCAAAAGGGTTGCCTCGGAGATTCTGGGGACTTCCATTAAGGATGATACCGGATACGGCGATAAAAATAATGTTGCGGAGTCAATCCAGCAATTATTGGATATCGTATTGGAGCCGGAGGTTCGCTTAAACTTGAGCCGCGCTTTATATTACACCAAAGGCAAAGGTCACATCCGGGGAATAAGCGAAATAAAAGACCTCGTAAAAGCGGGCGAAGCCAAAAACGCGAAAGGCGAACTGAAATATCCGGGCCTGCGCGCCGAAGCCGCCTTAACGCTGGCTGAACTGGGCTCTTTTGAAGAAGTCCGCGATATCATAAAAGAATTGGCCAAAGAACCGGGACAAAACGGCAGGCTCGCACAGGCGTTTCTCGATTATTACCAGCTTTACAAGGATTATAACCGGAAATCAGCTGTCCAGAATAAATACGATTATAGTATTCTTGATGAGATGCTTAATATTATCAAGCAGTATTACGTCGATCCAAAAAGATTTGATGTTGATAAATTGATTACTGAGGCGGCCAAAGGGATTGCCGGCAGCCTGGATAAGTTCTCCGGCTATCAGGACGAAGAGGAGAAAAAATTGGCCGAAGAAGACCTCAATAAGAGATACGGCGGCATCGGGGCATACGTCAGCATGCGGGATGATTTCCTCACCATTGAAAGACCGATATATTCCGGACCCGCTTACAAGGCGAATTTGCGTTCGCTCGATAAAATAACAGAAGTTGAAGGCGTATCAACCAGGGGGAAAAGTATAGAAGAGCTTATTAAGAACCTTAAGGGCGAACCAGGAACCAAAGTGAATATTAAGGTTTACCGCAAAGGATGGCCGAAGGAAAAGGAATATCAGTTAACCAGGGCGATTATCCAGATTGATACCGCCCGCAGCGTGATATTGCCGGGAGATATCGGTTTTCTTTCCATCCTTACCTTCGGGCAGAACACGGCGAAAGAGGTTTGGGAAAACCTGGAAAAACTTAAAAAGGCGAATGTCAAGGCGATTATCATCGACCTCCGTTTTAACTCAGGCGGGCTTTTAAGTGCCGTTTGCGAGATTGTAGATATGTTCATCGAGAAAGGCAAGGTCATATTAACGACCAAGGACAAAGACGGTAACCTGCTGGGTGAGCCTTATGTGACCTTAGATGATAATAAGATAGATTTGCCTGTTTTTGTTTTAGTGAACGACGGTTCGGCCAGCGCTTCGGAAATACTGGCCGGGGTATTGCAGGATTACGGCAAAGGTAAACTGGTCGGAGGGAAAACCTTCGGCAAGGGGAGCGTTCAGAATTTATGGCCGTTAAAAAGCACTAATGGGAAGACCGTTTTCCGCATAACTATCGCCAAATATTACCTGCCTTCAGGCAGGTGTATCCATAAGGAAATTAACGGCGAAGGCGGCTTGTCTCCCGATATAGAAATAGCCCAGCCCGAGCGCGACCCCTGGAAGGATTTTGCTTTTAATAAAGTGATGGAATCGGATATTGTCACAAAATACGTCGAAAACAATTACGGGAAAAACAAAGAGCTTTTCACCCGTTTGGCGGAAGATGATAGTCTTGATTACAACCTCTATCCCGATTTTAATGAGCTATACAATTCTCTTAACGAAAAACTGAATATCCACCTTTCCAAGGATGATGTAAGGGGCATAGTTTGGGATTACGTCCGGAAACAGGTTTCGGATGACCGCGGGGAAGAATTTATCGTTAACCTGGAAGAGGATGTCCAGCTCCAGCGGTCAATCATTGAGGCATTAAACGCATTGAAAATCGCTCCGGAAACGATAAAAAACTACAAAAATCTGGCGCATAAATTTGATAAATCGGAAATGCCTCCTAAAGAAACGCCGAAATAA
- the surE gene encoding 5'/3'-nucleotidase SurE, whose product MDILLTNDDSIENNGLSALYKELRKLGRVTVVSPFSQQSGVGHGITIFKPLFIRKVYDYLSCNACLYAVEGTPADCIKLGIVEILKKRPDIVVSGINDGANVGIDVFYSGTVAAAIEGAFWGIPSFAVSREKPENHSNPDFSDTAKLAVTIIKDIIRGKIRGTNGIVYNINIPCCSPRQMKGVKHTRQGTEYLPDQFVSGTDPRGRNYYWMKSGLKKFRHKRPVKITAKAVSDISAVKKKYISITPLVTNLTDWHAFDNY is encoded by the coding sequence ATGGATATATTGCTCACGAATGACGACAGCATTGAAAATAACGGGTTAAGCGCTCTTTACAAGGAGTTGCGGAAACTGGGAAGGGTAACGGTCGTTTCGCCGTTCAGCCAGCAAAGCGGGGTCGGGCACGGGATTACCATTTTCAAGCCGCTTTTCATCCGGAAAGTTTATGACTATCTTTCCTGCAACGCCTGTTTGTACGCGGTCGAAGGCACGCCGGCTGACTGTATAAAATTAGGCATTGTTGAGATATTAAAAAAGCGGCCAGACATCGTGGTTTCCGGGATAAACGACGGGGCGAACGTGGGGATAGACGTATTTTATTCCGGTACGGTGGCGGCGGCGATCGAAGGCGCTTTCTGGGGAATTCCTTCTTTTGCCGTTTCCCGGGAAAAACCCGAAAACCACTCCAACCCGGATTTCTCCGATACCGCTAAACTAGCCGTAACAATCATAAAAGATATCATCCGCGGAAAAATACGGGGCACAAACGGAATAGTTTATAACATCAACATCCCCTGCTGCTCACCCAGGCAAATGAAAGGGGTTAAACACACCCGCCAGGGAACCGAGTATTTGCCGGACCAGTTCGTTTCCGGGACAGACCCGAGGGGCAGGAATTATTATTGGATGAAAAGCGGGCTGAAGAAATTCCGGCATAAGAGACCCGTAAAAATAACGGCAAAAGCCGTCTCCGACATCAGCGCGGTGAAAAAGAAATATATTTCAATAACGCCGCTGGTAACAAACCTTACCGACTGGCATGCCTTCGATAATTATTAG
- the aroB gene encoding 3-dehydroquinate synthase, which yields MNKIIVRLGEKTYPVFIGEGLVEQAGMLLRRPLARRCRLAVVTDSNIGRLYGKKIRHSLERAGFSVNLITLPPGEKTKSLKTVEKIYHKLLSARLDRSSAVIGFGGGVIGDIAGFVASTFMRGIDFIQVPSSLLAQVDSGVGGKVAINLPEGKNLIGSFYQPRLVIIDPSLLKTLPGREFLNGMAEVIKIALIRSPRLAGFLEKHRSEILSQEISPLAEMIKQTVELKAGIVMKDEKEKNLRMILNYGHTIGHAIEHHGEYRHGEAIALGMMCAARIASRMKLASLLVIRKQQDLLKLYGLPVILKKSLKAPAIIKALRFDKKMLLGKTRFVLLERLGKAIVVDGIKEDVIKSSIKEG from the coding sequence ATGAATAAAATCATCGTCCGGCTTGGGGAAAAAACATACCCGGTTTTTATCGGAGAAGGTTTAGTGGAGCAAGCGGGCATGTTATTGAGGCGTCCCCTTGCGCGCAGATGCCGTCTCGCGGTTGTTACGGATAGCAATATCGGCAGGCTCTACGGGAAAAAGATAAGGCATTCTCTTGAGCGCGCCGGTTTTTCCGTGAATCTCATAACGCTTCCCCCCGGAGAAAAAACCAAGTCACTCAAGACTGTCGAGAAAATATACCACAAGCTTTTGTCGGCGCGTTTAGACCGTTCTTCCGCGGTAATCGGCTTTGGCGGCGGGGTCATCGGCGATATCGCCGGTTTTGTTGCCTCGACCTTCATGCGCGGAATAGATTTTATCCAGGTGCCGTCCTCGCTACTTGCCCAGGTAGATTCCGGTGTCGGCGGGAAAGTTGCCATAAACCTGCCTGAAGGAAAAAACCTGATAGGCTCGTTCTACCAGCCGCGCCTGGTGATAATCGACCCGTCCTTGCTTAAAACACTTCCTGGACGCGAGTTTTTAAACGGAATGGCTGAGGTCATTAAAATCGCCTTGATAAGAAGCCCCCGCCTTGCCGGATTCTTGGAAAAACACCGTTCGGAGATATTATCGCAGGAAATATCCCCCTTGGCGGAGATGATTAAGCAGACAGTGGAACTCAAAGCCGGAATCGTCATGAAAGACGAAAAGGAAAAGAATCTCAGGATGATTCTTAATTACGGGCATACCATCGGCCATGCGATTGAGCATCACGGGGAATACCGGCACGGGGAAGCCATCGCCTTGGGGATGATGTGCGCCGCGCGCATCGCATCCCGGATGAAATTAGCTTCCCTGTTAGTTATCCGAAAACAGCAGGATTTATTGAAACTTTACGGATTGCCTGTTATATTAAAGAAAAGCCTGAAAGCGCCCGCTATAATTAAAGCCCTCAGGTTTGATAAGAAAATGCTTTTGGGGAAAACGAGGTTTGTCCTTTTGGAACGTCTTGGAAAAGCAATCGTCGTGGACGGGATAAAAGAGGACGTTATAAAATCATCTATAAAGGAGGGGTGA